The DNA window CCGGCTACGCCTACTACTTCGACGACCCGGAGGGCAGCTTCCGCCAGAATTACCTCCCCGAGGGCGTGCGCCTCGACCTCTACGAACCGACGGGCGAGGGCTGGGAGGCGCGGGTGGCCGAGCGGTGGCGCAAGCTGCGGGAGGCGCACGGGGCGGGGGAGGACGGGGCGTGAGGCGCGTGTTGACCGCCGAGGACGCGCTCGCCCAGCTCCGGGAAGGACGCCCCCATCGAGGACGCGACCATCACGGGCGAAGTGCGGTTGTGTCAGCTCGCTGAGGACGAGATCAGCGTCACTGTTCTCCTCCGGCGCCAACCCTTCGAGGTTTCCCCTCTTCCCGTGGAGAACTCCGGCGACCTCGGGCTCGACGGTGGCTGAGCTTCCGACCATTTGGCTCATCGCTCACCCATGATGTCCATGAAAAGACGCAGGTTTTCCGCTCAAGCACAACTGTACGGACAGATACCCATTGTCGTCACCTTTCTTCTTACGCTGATCGACAACGAAAGAGGGGCAAAACTCGGGTGTCTGACGGGCCGTTCTCGGAAATGAAGGCGTGGGTCTTCATGACGGCGACCCCCTTCTCTCGTGTTCGGGGAGGAACCTATGAGAACGCGTCTCTTGGCAATGAGCGCCGTCCTTCTTCTTGCGGGACCCGCCACAGCGGGCGGCGGCGCCAATGTGCCGACCGGAAACACCATCGCGGCGGTGGTGTCGAACGATCCCAACTTCAGCACGCTGCTCTCGGCGGTGCAGGCGGCGGGGCTGACCCAGACCTTGGCGGGACCCGGGCCGTTCACGGTCTTCGCGCCGACGAACGCGGCCTTTGCCAAGGTACCCGCCGACCAGCTTCAGGCCCTGCTGAACAACCCCGCGCAACTGCGGGCCGTGCTCCTCTATCACGTGGTGCCGGGGCGGGTGACCTCCGCGCAGGTGGCCGGGCTGAGCAGCGCGACGACCGCGCAGGGCGGCACGCTGACCGTCAGCGCGAGCGGCGGCACGGTGCGGATCAACGACGCGACCGTGACCCGGGCCGACGTGCCCGCGAGCAACGGCGTGATCCACGTGATCGACACGGTGCTGCTGCCGCCGAGCTGAGGCGAGGGCGGGCCGCGGGGGGAAGCAGGGAGAGCCCGCCTGTTTCCCCCCGAGTGCTGGAGGCGGAGGATGAACAGCAAGGAGGCCCCACCCGTGACCAGAACCGCCCGCCGGGGCATGTCCCCGCTCGGACTCGCGCTGCGGCTCGCGCTGCTCGGCGGGGTGAGCGGCGCCGTGGGGTCGGCGGGCCTCGCCCCGGGGACGAGCCGACCACCGCGCCCGGCCCCTCCCCTGCCGCTCACCCTCCAGGTCAGCGCCCCCGAGCCCGTCTTGCGAGGCGGGAGGGTCGAACGGCCCCTCCTCCAGAGGAGGTACGTCCTGACCCTGACCCCGGAGCAGGTGCGGCAGGTGCGGGAGCAGGGGTCGGTGGCCCCTCTGAAGTCCGCGCTGGAGGCCGTGTACGCCAGGATCGACGCCCGGAAGCCGCGCGACGCGGTGTTCCGCCGGGTGGGCGGCGTGTGGACCGCCCAGGGGCAGACCGGGTGGACGGTGCGGCGGGACCGGGCGGAGCGGGCGGTGCTGGACGCCTTGCAGGAGGGGCGGCGCACCGCACAGGTCGAGGTCGGTCTCACCCCGCCCGCGCGGAGCGTGCGGACGCTGCGGGAACGGGGGGTGGTCGCCCATCTCGCGGCGGGCGAGTCGAGCTTCGCGGGCAGCCCGGACTTCCGGGTCCACAACATCCGCGTCGGGGGGGGCAGGCTGCACGGGGGGTGGGTGGAGCCGGGCGCCGTCTACGACTTCAACGCCCGAACGGGCGCGATCAACCGGGCGCGCGGCTTCGTGCCGGGCTACGTCATTGCGGGCGGCACCCTCGCGCTGGAGGACGGGGGCGGCATCTGCCAGGTCAGCACCACCGTCTTCCGCGCCGCGTACCTGGCGGGGCTGCCCATCGTCGAGCGGCACGCCCACTCCCATCAGGTCGCCTACTACGACCCGGTGGGCTTCGAGGCGACCGTGTACGCGCCGAGCAAGAACCTGCGCTTTCGCAACGACACGGGCGGGCCGCTGCTGATGCAGGTGTCCTGGGACCTGGAGAGAGAGACCCTGCGCGTGGACCTCTTCGGCGGGCCCTCCGACCGGCAGGTCCAGGTTTCGGAGCCCCGCGTCAGCGACCGCAGGCCGGCCCTTCCGCCTACCTTCCTGGCCGATCCCGGCCTCGCGCCCGGCGAGACGCGGCGGGTGGACATGCCCGCCTCCGGGATGCGGGTGGAACTCGTCCGCCGCGTGCAGATGAAGGGCGGCGAGGTCCGGACCGACCGCCTGCTCAGCCGTTACCGTCCGTGGGGCGGCGTCTTCGCCGTCCACCCGGGGGACGACCGGTTGCGGTAGGTCAGCCCAGCGCCGCGTTCAGTTCGTCGCGCAGCCGCCGCGCCGCCTCCCGGCTCGCCGCCACGTCCAGCCCGTCCGCATACTGAACGGCCCGGCTCGCGCTCGCCAGCGCCCCCGTCCCCCCAGGGTGGAAGGCGGGGGCGAGGTCGGCGGCTGCGGCCCCTTGCGCTCCCAGGCCGGGGAGCAGCAGCAGGGCGCGGGGCATCAGCGCGCGGAAGGCGGCGAGGTCGCGGGGATGGGTCGCGCCGACCACCGCCCCCACACCCGCGTACTCGCCATCCTCCTCGGCCCCCAGGCGGGCGACCTCGGCGGCCACGCGCTCGCTGACGCCGTGCCCCTGGAGGTCTGCCTGGTCGGGGTTGCTCGTCTTCACGAGGACGAAGACCGCGCCGCCGTTTCTGCGTCCGGCCTCCACGAACGGGGTCAGCGTCCCGAACCCCAGGAAGGGGTTGACCGTCAGCGCGTCCCCCGCGTGTGGCCCGCCCAGCCACCCCTGCGCGTAGGCTTCCGCCGTCGAGCCGATGTCCCCGCGCTTGCCGTCGAGGATCACGGGCAGGCCGAGGAGCCGGGCCGCCGCGCAGACCTCCTCCAGCAGCGCGAAGCCGCGCAGGCCCAGCGCCTCGAAGAAGGCGAGCTGCGGCTTGACACAGGCGGCGAGGGGGGCCGTCACCTCCAGCACGTCGAGCGTGTGCGCCCGCAGGTGGTCCACGTCCCGGTACGCCTTCAGCCGGGGATCGAGGCCCACGCACAGCCGGGTCTTCAGGTGGCGGGTGCGCTCGGTGACGGCGGCGGC is part of the Deinococcus planocerae genome and encodes:
- a CDS encoding fasciclin domain-containing protein, with the translated sequence MRTRLLAMSAVLLLAGPATAGGGANVPTGNTIAAVVSNDPNFSTLLSAVQAAGLTQTLAGPGPFTVFAPTNAAFAKVPADQLQALLNNPAQLRAVLLYHVVPGRVTSAQVAGLSSATTAQGGTLTVSASGGTVRINDATVTRADVPASNGVIHVIDTVLLPPS
- a CDS encoding VanW family protein, with protein sequence MTRTARRGMSPLGLALRLALLGGVSGAVGSAGLAPGTSRPPRPAPPLPLTLQVSAPEPVLRGGRVERPLLQRRYVLTLTPEQVRQVREQGSVAPLKSALEAVYARIDARKPRDAVFRRVGGVWTAQGQTGWTVRRDRAERAVLDALQEGRRTAQVEVGLTPPARSVRTLRERGVVAHLAAGESSFAGSPDFRVHNIRVGGGRLHGGWVEPGAVYDFNARTGAINRARGFVPGYVIAGGTLALEDGGGICQVSTTVFRAAYLAGLPIVERHAHSHQVAYYDPVGFEATVYAPSKNLRFRNDTGGPLLMQVSWDLERETLRVDLFGGPSDRQVQVSEPRVSDRRPALPPTFLADPGLAPGETRRVDMPASGMRVELVRRVQMKGGEVRTDRLLSRYRPWGGVFAVHPGDDRLR
- the pyrF gene encoding orotidine-5'-phosphate decarboxylase — protein: MTFAAAVTERTRHLKTRLCVGLDPRLKAYRDVDHLRAHTLDVLEVTAPLAACVKPQLAFFEALGLRGFALLEEVCAAARLLGLPVILDGKRGDIGSTAEAYAQGWLGGPHAGDALTVNPFLGFGTLTPFVEAGRRNGGAVFVLVKTSNPDQADLQGHGVSERVAAEVARLGAEEDGEYAGVGAVVGATHPRDLAAFRALMPRALLLLPGLGAQGAAAADLAPAFHPGGTGALASASRAVQYADGLDVAASREAARRLRDELNAALG